One window of Ralstonia pickettii DTP0602 genomic DNA carries:
- a CDS encoding sulfate ABC transporter ATP-binding protein (K02065: ABC.X1.A; putative ABC transport system ATP-binding protein), with amino-acid sequence MSSLPPASQAPSQASQPKPTPVIEVRNLVKRFGKVVVHDGIDLDVYRDEVLSIVGGSGSGKTVLLRQIVGLERPTSGTIRVFGEEPRRLNAAQLQALRNRWGLQFQRGALFSALSVIDNIALPLRELRALPDNLICRAALLKLQLVGLSARDADKMPSDLSGGMIKRVALARALALEPELLFLDEPTAGLDPMASDDYVALIRELRRELGLTVVMITHDLDTLVALSDRVAVLADHKLVAAAPIPEVVKVDHPFIREYFLGERAQRALQALQQPGQSAQSAHPARPDAAPSGEA; translated from the coding sequence ATGAGTTCCTTGCCGCCCGCCTCGCAAGCCCCCTCGCAAGCCTCGCAACCGAAGCCCACGCCGGTGATCGAGGTGCGCAACCTGGTCAAGCGCTTCGGCAAGGTCGTGGTGCACGACGGCATCGACCTGGACGTCTACCGCGACGAGGTGCTGTCGATCGTCGGCGGCTCGGGCAGCGGCAAGACCGTGCTCCTGCGCCAGATCGTCGGGCTGGAGCGGCCCACCTCGGGCACCATCCGCGTGTTCGGCGAAGAGCCACGCCGGCTGAACGCGGCGCAGCTGCAGGCGCTGCGCAACCGCTGGGGCCTGCAGTTCCAGCGCGGCGCGCTGTTCTCGGCGCTGTCGGTGATCGACAATATCGCGCTGCCGCTGCGCGAGCTGCGTGCGCTGCCCGACAACCTGATCTGCCGCGCGGCCCTGCTCAAGCTGCAGCTGGTAGGCCTGTCCGCGCGCGATGCGGACAAGATGCCGTCGGACCTGTCCGGCGGCATGATCAAGCGCGTGGCGCTGGCGCGCGCACTGGCGCTGGAGCCCGAGCTGCTGTTCCTGGACGAGCCCACCGCGGGGCTGGACCCGATGGCCTCGGACGATTATGTCGCGCTGATCCGGGAACTTCGCCGCGAACTGGGCCTCACGGTGGTGATGATTACGCATGACCTGGACACGCTGGTGGCGCTGTCCGACCGCGTCGCAGTGCTGGCCGACCACAAGCTGGTGGCCGCGGCGCCGATCCCCGAAGTGGTGAAGGTGGACCACCCCTTCATCCGCGAGTATTTCCTGGGCGAGCGTGCCCAGCGCGCCCTGCAGGCGCTGCAGCAGCCAGGGCAGTCCGCGCAGTCCGCACACCCCGCGCGGCCGGATGCGGCGCCCTCTGGAGAAGCATGA